In Candidatus Electrothrix scaldis, the genomic window CAGTCCTGTTACCCAATGCACCCTGTCGCCAAAGGGCAGCGTTCTTACTGTATTTAAGGGGCACTCTCTGTTCTTGCGACCAATTGGACATTCATCAGCCAAGCAGATAAGCTTTGCTGTGTATTCTTCCTCTGATAACTCATCATCACTCATGCAGCACACTCTACCTTAAACAAAGCTCAGCTCTCTCTCCTTTGGGCAGGGCCGCCCCGCTCAGTGCAGGGCAACCCAGGATTGTCCTTAATGCAGATTACTCACCTGATGCTCCATTTCTTCATCAGCCATCCGCTCGTCAACATCAATGTAAATACGCTCTGGATACCCCAACTGCGCATTATAGGTCACATCAAGCTGGGCAACGTCATCGTTGATGGCCTTCTGGATCACCTCAAACAGCTCCTCCACAGTCATGAGACTGTCAAGCCGCTCCGGCATCACTGGATTATCACTGGGATAATAATGGGCAGAGACAACATTGCCGTATTGTACGTCCACCACGATATCCTCTTCCTGCGGACAAAAGCACACCCTTTTATAGGTATAGGTGTAGGTTGAACGATTGCTGTTCTTCCACAGGGCGTGATTCTTGTTCAGCGCTTCCTGCTGCGGGTTGTCGTCTATGGGGGGCAGTGTGGGATGTGTGCAGCCGAAAAGTGAGACAATAAGGGCAAGGACAACGAGTTGAATAATCTTCATATCTTCCTCCTTTGGTCAATGTAAATAGAGATACCTTCACTGAAGAAGCACTCTACTTCCTTCGGTGCCTTGTGGCAAGAAGATCAAAGGTTGCGCCCGGTTAAAACTCCAGGCTCTACCACTTCATCCCTCCACCCCTTCGAGACGGGCAAACTGGACTTCGCATCCCGCAAAACAATGAAGATTAAACAAGTTGACACACACCTCCCTAATAAGTAGTATGACTTATAGAGTCATTATACTTATAAAGGAGAAAAGTATGGATAGAATCATTGACGTAACGACTGCCCGGAGACAGTTCGGCACCTTACTGGATGAAGTCTTTCATAAAGGTGATACGGTTATCATTGAGAGAAAAGGAAAACCCCTAGCCAGAATTGTACCGATAGAAGAAGTGGATAAGCAGGGCGAGCAAATTTCTTCACGACAACGTGCCTTGCTGGAGAAACTGCACAGCCTGCCTGCCTTGGAAACATCTCAGGACCCTGTTGCTGTCTTGAGAAATATGCGCGAGCAAAAACGGATCAAAGCGGGTGAAAAGTATGGGGAGTGATCTTTATGTGCCGGATGCCAATGTCTTTCTGGAATATATCTATGACAGACCTCTGAAGCATCATGCGCAGCAGATTATTCATGATGCTGTTTTGGACAAAATCCGACTTATCGTTCCCAGTCTTCTCCTTGACGAGATCACAGAGGTGCTGTGCGGGAATTTGAATAACCTTGAAGAGGTTAAGCTGCATATACAATACCTTGACACCTTGATAAAGGAAGGAGCCCTGAATATTATTATCCCTGACAGCGCCGTACGGATAGAAGCAATTACAATCGCAAGAACGGGAAATCCGAAGAGCGGTTATCCGGAGTTGACTGACAGTTTGTATCATGCCTTGGCGATTCTCAATGGTGCTTCCTTTATAACCAATGATCAAAGGCATATCGCCAAGGTGAAAGCCTTCGGGTATATTATTCCCTTATCCGAGTATGTTTGACAGCAAACATACCTCCTTCCTGCCCAAAAGGGGCTGTACATATCAGCTCAGCGTACCCCCGCCTAGAAACTCTTACCTTCGTCACTCTCCAGTACAATACAGATATTGACAGATTCAAAGGCTTACGTTTACTCTGCGAGACATACATCCATCATAAAAAACAAGGAAAGATATGAGCCTATCACCAACACTCCTCCAAGCAAGCGAGCTGGGTATCCGCCTGGAGATCGTCAATGGTCTGCCGATCTGGGAAGCCCAACCGGTGTACCGCCATCAAAAGCATGTGGAGCGCATCGTCCAGGGGATAGAAAAACGCGAGGACAGCGAATGCGCCTGCGTCCATGCCCTGGATTGCTATGTCCAGTTTCCTAATGGCCTGAAACGGCCTGACATCTCTATCTTCTGCCAGGAACCCAGTGAGGAAGAACAGGACTCCGCCCTGACCATGATCCCCGAGGCCGTTATCGAGGTGGTGAGCAAAGGCTATGAGGCCAAGGATCTGGAGATCGGCCCGCCTTTCTATCTCTCCCAGGGGGTGAAGGATGTGATTGTCTTTGACCCGCTCACCCTGCTGGTCCTGCATGTTCGCCGGGATAACACAGTACGGCAGGTCTCTCCGGTGACCGTTGAGCTGGAATGCGGCTGCCGGGTGCTGGTGTGATGCCATCCTGAACAGAGGAACAGAATCATGAACATCTCAGGCTTTGACAAGATTGCACCCTATCTCACCCATCCGCTGGTGCTGGTGGGCTTTGTCATGCTGCTGGCCTACGGGATACACTGGCAACTGATGCGCTCCGGGCTGTTGCGGCAGGTTTCACAGAAGGACAGCGGTCTGATCATCAGGCTCTTTCTCCGCTACGGCTTTTGGCTGGCACTGGCGTTGCTGCTGGCAGGCTTCGGGTTGCAGTTCTCCGGGATTGGCCTGTCTGCCTGGAACAAGTGGATGGACAAGGAGAAGGCTGTTGCGGTAAAGGAGACAGTTGTTGCAGTGAATGCGGGTAAGGTGGCTGAGAAGTTGTATGCCCAGCTGGACACCAAAGACCAGCAGCTTGCTAATCAGGCCGAGCAGATCAAG contains:
- a CDS encoding Uma2 family endonuclease, whose translation is MSLSPTLLQASELGIRLEIVNGLPIWEAQPVYRHQKHVERIVQGIEKREDSECACVHALDCYVQFPNGLKRPDISIFCQEPSEEEQDSALTMIPEAVIEVVSKGYEAKDLEIGPPFYLSQGVKDVIVFDPLTLLVLHVRRDNTVRQVSPVTVELECGCRVLV
- a CDS encoding DUF6174 domain-containing protein, encoding MKIIQLVVLALIVSLFGCTHPTLPPIDDNPQQEALNKNHALWKNSNRSTYTYTYKRVCFCPQEEDIVVDVQYGNVVSAHYYPSDNPVMPERLDSLMTVEELFEVIQKAINDDVAQLDVTYNAQLGYPERIYIDVDERMADEEMEHQVSNLH
- a CDS encoding type II toxin-antitoxin system VapC family toxin; the encoded protein is MGSDLYVPDANVFLEYIYDRPLKHHAQQIIHDAVLDKIRLIVPSLLLDEITEVLCGNLNNLEEVKLHIQYLDTLIKEGALNIIIPDSAVRIEAITIARTGNPKSGYPELTDSLYHALAILNGASFITNDQRHIAKVKAFGYIIPLSEYV
- a CDS encoding type II toxin-antitoxin system Phd/YefM family antitoxin: MDRIIDVTTARRQFGTLLDEVFHKGDTVIIERKGKPLARIVPIEEVDKQGEQISSRQRALLEKLHSLPALETSQDPVAVLRNMREQKRIKAGEKYGE